In one Lolium rigidum isolate FL_2022 chromosome 3, APGP_CSIRO_Lrig_0.1, whole genome shotgun sequence genomic region, the following are encoded:
- the LOC124701309 gene encoding ubiquitin domain-containing protein DSK2b-like has product MGGGGEGEGGVGEPAAGAAAPATLHIRGSSGNKFAVQADLGATVGAFKAVVAEACDVPAPQQRLIYKGRILKDDQTLASYGVETDHTIHMVRGAAPPATPAAPAAANHGTSTTANAPPAGFGALFQGLGTTGNAGSGGLGLAGSGLPGLEQMQQQLTQDPNLMRDILNMPAMQNLINSPDLIRDLIMNNPQMRELVDRNPDLAHVLNDPSILRQTVEAARNPELMREMMRNTDRAMSNIESSPEGFNMLRRMYETVQEPFLNATTMAGEGDRNANPFAALLGNQGTNQARDPAGDASTTAPVPNTNPLPNPWSANAGAAQGAARPTPAARSATSGGLGGLGSADLGNMLGGGSDASFFNQVLQNPTMMQMMQNIMSNPQSMNQLLNMNPNVRNMMESNTQMREMFQNPEFLRQLTSPETLQQLISFQQALTSQLGQQQAGQERTQTGTNPGNINLNSLMSMFNGLGAQGPVGAGGHLGALDHVTAALPPEERFATQLAQLQEMGFFDTQENIRALTATYGDVTAAVERLLQNFGQ; this is encoded by the exons ATGGGCGGCGGGGGCGAGGGCGAGGGCGGCGTCGGCGAGCCCGCCGCGGGGGCGGCCGCGCCGGCGACGCTGCACATCCGGGGCTCCAGCGGGAACAAGTTCGCCGTGCAGGCCGACCTGGGCGCCACCGTCGGCGCCTTCAAGGCGGTCGTCGCCGAGGCCTGCGACGTGCCGGCGCCGCAGCAGCGCCTGATCTACAAGGGCCGGATCTTGAAGGACGaccaaaccctagccagctacg GTGTGGAGACAGACCACACCATCCATATGGTGCGTGGCGCTGCACCACCAGCAACACCAGCTGCACCAGCTGCAGCCAACCATGGGACTTCAACCACTGCGAATGCCCCACCAGCTGGTTTTGGAGCCTTGTTCCAAGGTCTTGGCACTACAGGAAATGCTGGAAGCGGAGGTTTGGGTTTAGCTGGATCCGGCCTTCCAGGATTAGAGCAGATGCAACAGCAGTTAACTCAGGATCCCAACTTGATGAGGGACATATTGAATATGCCAGCCATGCAGAATCTAATTAATAGCCCTGATCTAATACGTGATTTAATTATGAACAATCCTCAAATGCGTGAGCTTGTTGACCGTAATCCAGATCTGGCACATGTCCTGAATGATCCAAGCATTCTCCGCCAAACTGTTGAAGCAGCTAGGAATCCTGAACTTATGAGGGAGATGATGCGGAACACAGACAGAGCCATGAGCAACATTGAATCTTCCCCAGAAGGGTTTAATATGCTCCGTCGCATGTATGAAACTGTTCAGGAGCCATTCCTGAATGCAACAACAATGGCTGGGGAGGGTGATAGAAATGCAAACCCATTTGCTGCCCTTCTCGGAAACCAAGGGACTAACCAAGCAAGAGATCCAGCTGGAGATGCATCAACTACTGCCCCTGTTCCAAATACTAATCCTCTCCCAAATCCCTGGAGTGCAAATG CTGGGGCTGCACAAGGAGCAGCAAGGCCTACTCCTGCTGCAAGGAGTGCAACAAGCGGTGGCCTAGGCGGATTGGGTTCTGCAGATTTGGGAAATATGCTGGGTGGTGGCTCTGATGCATCCTTCTTTAACCAGGTTTTGCAAAACCCTACCATGATGCAAATGATGCAGAACATTATGTCCAATCCCCAGTCCATGAATCAG TTGCTCAACATGAACCCAAATGTACGTAACATGATGGAATCAAATACCCAGATGAGGGAAATGTTTCAGAATCCAGAATTTCTTCGCCAGTTAACATCTCCCGAAACATTGCAG CAATTAATTTCATTCCAGCAGGCGCTGACGTCGCAACTTGGTCAACAACAAGCTGGCCA GGAGCGGACCCAAACGGGCACTAATCCAG GCAACATTAACCTCAACAGCTTGATGAGCATGTTCAATGGGCTTGGTGCTCAGGGACCTGTTGGTGCTGGCGGTCATCTTGGTGCTCTCGATCATGTTACTGCTGCCC TGCCACCTGAAGAGCGCTTCGCGACGCAACTAGCTCAGCTCCAAGAGATGGGGTTCTTCGACACCCAGGAGAACATCCGAGCGCTGACGGCTACCTATGGGGACGTCACTGCCGCAGTGGAGCGACTCCTTCAGAATTTCGGGCAATAG